From the Panulirus ornatus isolate Po-2019 chromosome 42, ASM3632096v1, whole genome shotgun sequence genome, the window ACTGACACAAGCAAGAGACGTGTGAGGTGATTACAGAAAGACAAGGGTCATcgtagttcatcatcatcatcatcagcgactTACGTCCTCACTACCGTGACATcagcccaggggggggggggggagaattgaCATCACTACAAGGCTATGACGTCAGGAAGAAGCATGAACCACGGTACCAGGAAAAGGACCTCATCACAGACAGACGACGCGAGAGAAGAGAGCACTATTGCCAAAACATGATGTCACAGGCTTGATGTCCCGAGTGCCGAGAGACATCCTCAACACTGAAACTAACACTGCACAAAGAACATCAACAACAGGATCTGGCCCACGAAGACAAATAAGATTTTGAAAGATAGGTGTCGCTTCCTCTGCCAGTCGCGCGCTTTAGCAGCGGGTCCGAGTTCTCATACTCACCTCCTGCTTAGTGTCTGAGTTCATAGATTCTTACGAAGGAGGAAGTAGTAAGGGAAATCCTCAAAAATGTCAACTTGGAGAGACTGTATTCCTGGAGATCATCCAGAGATCACCTGTTGGGGGAGTAACTGGACGACTAATCTTGAGTGCCCTCGCATCAACAAGTCCGTTTCTAATCCTCGGATTATAACCCAATCCCAAGTACACTTAACCACACGACTTCGTTATGCAGGTAAATGTTCTAATGATCGTAGCTGATGCTATTAGGCAATAGCGAGAATAACTTGTAATGACTATTGTCTCTACTGACGTCCAATATGAATATACGGAAGGTGGGTGCGATGATTTGCCCTTGTCATACTTGACTGCAGCCAGGTTCTGCAGCTCCTGCaggggaacagcagcagcagcgatcaTCGAGAAGCCCTAGTGACTGTGTTATGGTTGTGGTATTCCCctccaaggtagagttaagatGTTTAAGCTAGTTAGTATGGGGGAAGAATCAACTTTGTTTCCCTGGTTTTTGGTCGTCTGTCAACTCGACTGTTGTATCAAAGTTCAACACATCACTGTCACCGTAAAGCTTGTAGTCGTGCCACGCCACCCTCACCACGCCATCCTCACCACGCCGGCCACCACGCCACCCTCACCACGCCACCCTCACCACGCCGGCCACCACGCCACCCTCACCACGCCATCCTCACCACGCCGGCCACCACGCCGGCCACCACGCCACCCTCACCACGCCATCCTCACCACGCCGGCCACCACGCCATCCTCACCACGCCGGCCACCACGCCATCCTCACCACGCCGGCCACCACGccatcctcaccaccccaccctcaccacgccACCCTCACCACGCCGGccaccaccccatcctcaccacgccggccaccacaccaccctcaccacgccAGTCGACACTAGTCCATGTGGCCCTTCGCATTATCATTTGGCGTCCCCTTAGCGAAGCTCCTCTGTGGCTCCTCTTCCCTCCGTCAGATTGAGACATAAGCGCCAAAGGTTTTTGTTTGGACATGCCCAAACCAGGTCTTGGAACAagatggagacagacagacagacggagagttAGTGTGTAGCAAGCGTTAGTCTTCAGTAAAGAAGAGTGACGAAAAGTTGCGTGGCGAGGTGGTTACACCCGATGCCTTTGCCGTTACCAGACCCCGGGATCGATCCCAGACCCAATAAGCACGGGGGACATTGGCTCTCTCGTCCAATTTCCTGGACCTTAGTAATCACAGTTGGGCCCGTGGTGACGtcactcctgctggaggagacGGCGGGGTATTGGCTTCCCGGCTGGCCAGGAGCTGGTCACTCGCTCGCCAGGACCCCAGcagagggaaggatggtggtggtgtcgggttgCATTGTGGGGAGCAATACGTCTCGACGTCTGGTCATACGGTCATGTCAGACTGTTGTATATCACGTCGGACTGTTGTATTCCACGTCACATTAGAGTCTCGTATCTGGCGTTAGATCTATGATAGCTGAGCCACGTGATACATGATGTCCGCACGATGTAACCTTGCCTGATATTGCGTCATGCCGCTACCGTCATTCCCTGAGGTCGAAGTCGAGATATCACATCGTTACGTCATGCCAGTGATGACACAGTGACGTCATGTCAGCGTGCATGATGATGTCATGACGCGATATCATGACCTGACTTTAATCTGTGATGAAATAACGCGAGAATGCTATATTGTTCTTTAAGTGTTCTATTGCGTTCTTCATATTTACTTGTTTTCTTGATACGAGGACCTCTCCCAACGTCTACTTTATACCTGTGAGTCGggatgcacaatatatatatatatatatatatatatatatatatatatatatatatatatatatatatatatatatatatatatatgatatacatgtgtgtgtgtgtgtgtgtgtgtgtgtgttaaacgtTAAGCCGACTGCAGGACAGCCAGGGATACAGTCTCTCCTGCACTCGAGCCTTCTCATCCAGAGTCGTCGAAGACGAAGCAGTTAATCAGAGTTGGGAAAAGGGAGAGCGCGTCCATCGCGTATAGAGAAGGACGCCACAAGCGGTCGAAGGGAGTCAGTGTCTCCTTCGGTTGGTCGCTGGGGCCGCCTGATGCACGGCGCCTGTCCTTCGACGATGTGGGGATTCTCCCGTTGGCTCCCTGGCACGCCAGGCGAAgggagtccctcctcctcctgctcgagaTGTCGGTGAGGGAGCCGCGGCGAACCAGAGGCGTGGCCTGAGGGCGCTGCCCCGACCACGACGAGCGACGTGAGAGGGAAATGAGTGGGTACTGGTCGGAGATGGAGGAGAGACGTGATGGAGAGGTAGCCTGATACGACTGGTCCGATCCGGAAGAACGGCGTGATAAAGATGTGGCCTGGGGCTGCTGACCTGAGCCGGAGGAGCGGCGTGACGGGGAGACGACCTGGGGGCACTGGTCTGACCCGGAATGGCGACGTGCTGGAGAGATACGATGGTGTTGGTCGGACGATCCAGAGGAGCGGCGTGATAGAGACGTGACCTGGGGATAATAATCTGACCCAGATGACCGGCGTGATATAGAGGCGACCTGGGGATAATAATCTGACCCAGATGACCGGCGTGATATAGAGGCGACCTGGGGATAATAATCTGACCCAGATGACCGGCGTGATATAGAGGCGACCTGGGGATGATAATCTGACCCAGATGACCGGCGTGATATAGAGGTGACCTGGGGATGATAATCTGACCCAGATGACCGGCGTGATAGAGACGTGACCTGGGGATAATAATCTGACCCAGATGACCGACGTAATAGAGAGGCGACCTCGGAATGTTGGTCGGACCCAGATGAACGGCGGGAGAGAGCTGCCACCTGCAGGTAGTTGTCAGACCCGAAGGAACgacgggagagagaagagacCTGGAGCTGCTGGTCAGACCCGGAAGCCCGACGAGACAATGGAGAGACCTGTGGCTCTTGGTCCGACCATGAGGCACGACGTGGCACCGTGGTGACCTGGTACTGTAGGTGACGAGTTGGACGTCACTTGACCTGTAGGCCGGTCAGGGAGGAAGTGACATCCCCGACGTCATCCTCCTCTTTGGTCGTCTTGAGGTACTGTTCGATCACGGAACCCAGCAGCCCCGCGTCGATCGTGGACCCGGACGAGTCCCACAGGAGCTTGCTCTCTGGCTCGTCCCCATCTTTATCGTTCTCGTCTTCGTCCTCTTCCTCGGGGGCTTCCAGACCCGGGTTGTTCTGAGCTAGAAGGGGCGCCGCTATGTAGTCGCAGTCTGTTCTGCGAATCGTGATGGGAACTTGAGGTCCGTCGCCATCGGGCTTGGCACTGTTCGTCTGATTCTGTTGATTGTCCCAGCAGACGGCGATGCTCTGTGAACGCCCTCTAGCACGGGGGTTAGGGAGGGTAGGTGGCACTGGAGGTGCGTCCTCGGGCACTGGCAACCCAGGAGGTGTGAGGCGGTGTGTCGGCTTCAGCAGCGATACCAGATCGTTGTTACTCACAACGATACCAGCGCGGTCCGACACAGTGCTGAAGGAATGGCGTTTAGGGGCTTCGACGGGAGACACGGGACTGGCCGTGCCGTGATACGACCATTTGCGAGCACGACGGGCAGCCGCTAcggcactctcctcctcctctaattgGGTCATCTCCATCACCTGTTCCACGGGAGACGACCGGAGTTTGAGCTTCACTTTACGCCCACCAGGAGCGACAGTGACGCCGACAGGGCTGCCGAGATCTTCGacatcctctccttcctgtccttctAGGCTGAGACTGAAGGCCTTCTTCAGGCAGCGTTTCACTTTCGAACCAGAGTTGCGACGCGCTTGCTGAGGGTCTGTGAACTCTAGCACCCCCGTCGGCGACTCCCACGACCCGCGGGACTCCCGCGAAGACCCGCGAGAGAAGGAACCTCTTTTATTGAATCCCTGGGTCGGCGGCCACCGTTGTGTGGGAGATCTCAGGGGCGGCGACTTGTTCGTGGGAGAGCGATTAGGCGATTGGCTGGTGGGCGAGCGGACAGAAGGGGACCGTGACGTGGGACTTTTACTAGCAGGACTCTTGCTCGATGCGGTAGGACTCCGAACGGTTGGGCTTCTGTTGGCTGGGCTGCGGGAAGCCGGGCTCCTACCAGTAGGACTGCGACAGGTAGGACTCCTGCTCCCGGGACTCTTTAGGGTCGGGCTCTTACTGCGGCCTCGGGTGAAGGACAGGATCTTGGCCCTAAGGTTGGCCCAGCTGGGTATATCAGGTTCCTCCTCGGGTGTGAGCAGGGCGTCCCCAGGTTGAGCCTCGCAGTCAACCGGGGGAGGAGGGTTCTGGTCCAGCAGCGAGTATGATGCCCGTCTCATCTGCGAAAAGAACGTGGAACAGTTAGTAACTTGGGCCTGAGAAGCTATGGGGAAATTAGCTGCCAAATTACCAAAGTCCTAAACGTAAGATGAATCACAACATCATATTTGGTGTAGATATATTGAGTACGTAAATGACATTTGTCTCTTCAAGCGTATAAAAATTCGTAGGAataatttcagcacataaatatatcataaagaaTACGAATTTATAATCAAATTTCATTTGTGCTATGCTGGTGCATTATCATGTTGATAATACCATTGGTATGATAATTCTTTAGATTATACCGTCACTGATACAATTTCCTTTTATGTTATACCAACTCTGGTATCacaattattttccttttgtaCTGTACCTTAATTGTAATTCCCTTTCTATTACATCAGCAATGGAATCCCAAATCCCTTTTGATTACACCATCCCTTTCTAGTAACCAATCAGTGGCATTATGCCAGAATTATCCCACCACGCCTCCAATACTCCTGCTGAAACCAGATAATTTTCTGACGGCTGTGGAGCGGTGATCAATGATCGATTTTCAGTAATGACCCATAATACGCCAGGCGATGCGCAGTTGCCTGTAACAACGGCAACAGAATTTTAGGAGTTATAAATAGAAATACAAactatgaaaaagaaattatatttacTAATTTACAGCACGTTAGACTACATCCAAGACACACTCTTCATTTCTGGACACCAGATTCTACCGAAGACGAAAaagtaagataaagaaaaatacaaaaaataacgATAAATCTAGTTGTCAATCAAAAAttcaagataatgaaaaaaaaactaagaaatcTTATATCatttttgcttaaaaaaaaaataccagactTCAACATCTAACAGTGATCTTGAAAACGTAATTTCGATGGTATGACTCACGGTAATtacaatatatatcattatgactCGAAATGACAGCTTGAATCTTAATGGGAGATGTATTTACCAACGTTGACGACTGTACAATGTCATCGAGGTACTGAAACAAGACA encodes:
- the LOC139761852 gene encoding uncharacterized protein, which translates into the protein MRRASYSLLDQNPPPPVDCEAQPGDALLTPEEEPDIPSWANLRAKILSFTRGRSKSPTLKSPGSRSPTCRSPTGRSPASRSPANRSPTVRSPTASSKSPASKSPTSRSPSVRSPTSQSPNRSPTNKSPPLRSPTQRWPPTQGFNKRGSFSRGSSRESRGSWESPTGVLEFTDPQQARRNSGSKVKRCLKKAFSLSLEGQEGEDVEDLGSPVGVTVAPGGRKVKLKLRSSPVEQVMEMTQLEEEESAVAAARRARKWSYHGTASPVSPVEAPKRHSFSTVSDRAGIVVSNNDLVSLLKPTHRLTPPGLPVPEDAPPVPPTLPNPRARGRSQSIAVCWDNQQNQTNSAKPDGDGPQVPITIRRTDCDYIAAPLLAQNNPGLEAPEEEDEDENDKDGDEPESKLLWDSSGSTIDAGLLGSVIEQYLKTTKEEDDVGDVTSSLTGLQVK